The Perca fluviatilis chromosome 17, GENO_Pfluv_1.0, whole genome shotgun sequence region tgtgtgtgtgtgtgtgtgtgtgtgtgtgtgtgtgagagagagagagagagagtgggtcCATGTTTATCTGGTAGTGGAGAAGCACATAAAAATAGAAGCAACATAAAAGGAATAGACTTTGGAGTCTTTGGCCTTGGTTTACCTCCATAAAGTGTCAGCAAAACAACAGTtaactttcaaacatcaaacagTGAATTTCACTGCTGGTTTTAAGagcaacacaaattaaatcaTGCCAAAACATTGTCTAATAAAGAGCAAATATAAGTTAGTACTAATTGCATCCCTGTTACTTACTTTTTACTTTGAGAAAGAGATCTTagacacacactaatacacataGTCACCCTGAATGTCCTGTGCTTAAACTTCAGCTACCCACAATGGAGAGGTGTGGACACAGTTAATGAGATTTAGTCAGAAATAGAGGAAATTTGTGAGACACACGATGGTCACCTCCACTTCCAGCTAAAAACAATCTGACAGGTCCGCCCTCCTCTCTTCTTCACTTCTTTCTGTTATGCTCTATAACTCGTTTTCTATCCATTTTCCCATTTATATGTTCCATATTTTTGCCtaaattttcacattttactTATTTTGATTCTCTACTCCTGTCCCATCTACTTATAACTGCTATGGGTGTACTGATGtaatacaatttgaaataaGTGAACTATTCCctaaattattaatatttttatttgaacaAGGATGATGATTACCTGCATTATTTAACACATTGTTGTTCTTTAGCTACCTTACAACTAATTAATCTGTGAGAGTGTGAACTCAGTCTTCTATGTTTCTTTGATAATGTCTTTTACTATTACTTATTGGCTACCTAAGGATTTGTCTAAGTATTACAATCAAAATATAGTACATACCAtactaaaataaaagtattctATGCAGAATGACCCATTTCAGAATATTATGTATTAGGCAAAATTATTGGATTAGGATCATTGATGGGCTAAGCATTATTGTGCAGCAGGTAAAGGTGGGGCTAATGCTTACTACTACTAACTTGTTTACTGCTGTGTAGCTTCATCTATAATACATCGGAATTTATATGTTGAGTGTATCTCGTAATAATCTGAATCTACAAAGTAACTAGCAACTAAAGCTCTCAAATAAATGCtgtgaagtaaaaagtacagtatttgcCTCAGATAAgtggtggagtaaaagtataaagtatggaaatactcaagtaaagtaaaagtgtcTGAAAATTGTAATAAGGTAAAGTCTTCAGAAATTCCTAAGAAAAGAACCAGATTCATTGTTGAGAGATGGTAATGCATGAGGAAAAGGAAAGTGAACACCTCACATCAAAGAGTAAGAGTACAGGGTAAAACCTACTTTTCTATGATGAAAAGCACTCTGAGATTACAGGGGGTAAATAAGAGCACTGCTGAAATGGCTTTTTTACCTTTTCTTTATGCATTGCTGTTGTTTATAAGTGGTTAATATTGTTTTCTATGTGGTGATGGGGATGTGGTACTTGACAGAAGCACTGTCTGCAAACTGCTACCgtatgaaaataatcatttcgGCTCTGCTGTGTGGCTTAGGCCATATCTACTCTAATGTCAAAGGTTTTTAACCCACACTGGTGTTTTTATTGCCTACTTAAAGTTTGCCGTCcagattgaaataaaaaaaatacagaaatgctCCGATTTTGAGACAGCAGCTCTACACCATATCTAAAAAAGAAGCTTTctgctgttttaaaagtattgttaaTAAGAAATAAGATTGAAGAACAAATTGTTCCACCATGTCAGGAatacaacacatactgtatcatCAAGAAATGTCAGgtcttccttttaattggttttCCTGTTTGATCGGTTTTCAGTGCCCAAATACCCAGCTTAATGAGAATAAAAAACAAGAATGGAAACAAataaacatgcattttaaaatCTGAGTGTTAATGTGGACATGGCCTTAGTGTGATAAAATATAATCTATTTTTCAAGTGATGGTATTTGGTGGATGCAGGACTATTTTTCCAGTGGATTTGGCAAAGTGTTCCTAAAACATTGTTCTGCTTTATATTTCCCTCAAATCAcaaattttaatgaaatgacaCACAACGCTATTGCGACACTGCAGATGGATGACACTGAGATGTCCGAGGAATTGAGATATACTGCATGGTGTCACTCTCACCATCTGCCCCTGTGTGACGGAGCATCTGGGCCTGAGTGGGACAGTTGACTTGTTACTGATGTCATTACTCCTGCAAGTGTTACAGAATCTTACTGCATATTTccaatgtatttaaaaaatgctatgctatttttttttactcaaatttGAAAAGTTtgatagcctgggaaaaccctgacaaacttcaacttgcaaatttgagatttgctctggcgagtcagtctggccaagagcccattcaagcccatttccgatttttccaaatcgaggcaccaatcacgaccattgaggtgggctttacacaATGACGATAGTGCAGCGACAGCGAGcagctttgtttacattcaacatgacggctaccgaagctcagcaacccgttgatgccgctgtcgctgctacgtcacccggatcgtttgTCTGATTGGTAGGGCTGGtccgaataccattttttgagcttcgaagcttcggtAGTAATGAGCATCGAATATTCGAAGCTTCGGGGAGAGGGGGCTGAAcatattattatctctaataaaggcaggaatctctatgtgtctgtctgtttgtttgcattttgattattttgagaaCCTTTCATCCAAACGACTTCACAAGGGAGTGCAGTGTCGTATTTGGTGCAATATAGATAGACAGGCCAGACGCGTTCAGAATTAATAAACTTTTAACCTCGGATCACCATCCCGTCAACAGGACACTTTGTGACTggggcgtcgctgtaacctcgataaaacttccactcatgagcgtttttataactttaaagcattaaatctttaaaatatacagccatgtacacaactgttacaaagtaacagaaaataaaacaattcagccgtaATCTACGCGTAATCTACGCAGCTGAgagttcgttgtcctgcagataacacaaacacacacctggcgatgtgctgtttggatgctcgcataagaaaaccgcagagaatcttttgttattgtggcctccatgttttcacacacctgatgctctaggctacggccaaccgttggtggcagtcatgcaaaaagttgttatgccaaacaccaatataacagaagaagaagaacacgcatcccgaccatgtgaacgctgccagtcggaaaaacaacgtaaccaggggggcggtgcctgttattccgaggtggcatgaacgcagcataaatcttcttcttcttcttcttcttcttcttcttcttcttcttcttcttcttcttcttcttcttctttgtagtttattggcggttggcaaaccaacttaaatgtgcattaccgccaccaactggagtgtgaacgagagaaatgcagaaaataaataaacaaaaattaaaaacaaacaaaaaaccccCGAATATTCGAATGTCATGCTGAAGTCTGCCGAATGAATAACTCTTAATGTCACATTCTCACAGATTAGGTGTGTGTTTGCTACCAATTTAGTTAATCTAGGCGTGGCTGAGTAGAATCCACAATACAAGAAGATTtatcacagttttttttcaaaccaCTCATACAGCGTATActtcatttttcaattttttctaAGAATCAAAATCTGATTCTCTGTGGGTGGCAGTAAAAATCCAGCCTAGAAATTGGGGCACTGTAGCAGGACATCCAGTAAGCAGATCCTTTTTAAAGCTGCTGACGTTCTCACCGTCAAATGCCACGTTGTGACTCTTTGGCTTAGTCAGATTGGACGCGGCTGTAAATAAGCGACAATGGAGCTATAGCCAGAAACAAGTGCAAACAGCACGACAGCAAAGCACTCCCTGGCAGGGGCCGCTTCGTACCTCTGGATGACTTCTGCCGAAtcctgctccctctctctcctttttctctgcACAAATCTCCGTAAAGCCCTGCTGGGACGTGGCACAGTATTAAAGGGATGAGAGCGCGAGTATGCTGGCATAGCGAGGGGTACAGTAGGACAGTGCAAGGGGGGCTGATGCCAGGGCCTTTAGCTGCAGGGTTTATTTGGCTGTGAAGGGGAGGCTGTTGTAGGTAGGCAGCCGCTAGCTTTGAGTATGAAGACCTGAAAGTCAAATCACATCGCCAGCTCAAATCTTATTTTCTATTCACCCGTGCAACACGTGTGCAAGTCTACATGTGGTATAATACATCTTTCAATAGAGATGCTGATCTTGTAACCTTATGTGTCTTTTCAGTAGTTCCACTTGAGAtttaattattttgtttgttttgggggAATTGTACGATTCTTGATACTTTCCCAGAATTAATTAGTAGTTGTATAACATTATGTGCAAGTTGTTGACTTCTGTTTAAATCATTGCTAAACTTTTGAACATGTTCTGGGTAGCAGAAAGTGACACCACTTTATGTGTCATAGTACAAACATGGTGTGAAATGCATCACTGCCGATGTGTGATTATTCATCAAACTTGATTGTTGTTAATCAGAAAAGATGTGACCCAACAGTCCTGTGAAGCTGATTAACATTTGTCCAGGGACAGAGCTAGAGATAGGGCATCTCCAACCGTGCTTAACATAATTGATTGACTCTGGGTAAGTAGTGGAAAGTAGCTTGTAGAattcccaaaaaaacaaaatgttggcTGTGgccatatagatatatagaataTCATCagctgtttcctttttattattgtaagaATTTAGAATAAACCCTCAAAATTTACTTCAAGCTAGCGGCCAGAGGTTAGCTTGGTCAGTATACAAAGAGCAGCTCGGGGTTAGTTGGGTTTAGTTGGGTGAGATGTAGTTGGAGCAGGGGTTGTGCAGTATGAAATGTCAAAGACTTGGCTTGGTTTAGGCATAATAAACTATGACTGTTATGAATGTTAACATCTGATTGCTTAACCTACTTCTAAGATCGCCTATACACTCCTTTCCTTTGGGCAATTTGCACGCACCAGATTTCACATTGGATATTTACCTACCGAGAcatctgactgataactgacttcttttcactGATAGAACTGATAGAAAAGTTTTACCAGAAGGTAATATGGATCATGTTAGCACTATAAATACTTGTTCTTAACAAATCTCTCCAGAGCCAATTGCCACAGTCGGTTCCAAATACGCCTATAGTCAGCCAGCACACATTTAGTGATAATTGGCGACGTCTGTGGAGCCGGATTAGAGCACTAACATGCCTGCCACAAAAATCTTAAATGGCCAAACTCTATCTATCGCTGTGTCcttagtggtgtgtgtgtgtgtgtgtgtgtgtgtgtgtgtgtgtgtgtgtgtgtgtaccaaacTGACAGAACTGCTGGCTAAATGTGAGCTGACAGGGTTTAGGTCAGCCAAGACACAGACCGACATTTTCCTGACTTGAGCTTGGCAGACTTACTCAGCTGCAGTGGATTAAACTGGACTGTATCCCTGCTGTTTCATGAAAATCCTGTAACTCAGTTTTCCtccttttggcttttttttctcactttaattaaaatacattatttgtGCTGACTAGGTTTCTACTTGACAATCCATAACTGTCAATCAGATGATGATTGATGTTTCctaaagaaacttttttttttgccaggcCAGAATTACCCAAACAAGCACCTTGGTTCCATCTTGTTATGGTCAGTAAGTTTTTAGATGAAACCCAAAAATGAAGATTAAATGGTAGACATCATAGTTAAGTAGCAGCAGTTAACAACAAGGTAAGATAGGTAAGAAAAAAATTAAGCCAGCAGGGAAGTATACTCACGATATCCTGTTGTTGGGTATCCCATGATTAATTAgcaagaagagaggagagggagaaaaaaacaacaacgttTAGGCACCAGTGAGCAATGAGTCCAATAAAAACAGATAGAGGTTTGCTGGAAGCTGCTGGAGATTCTACTTTTTTATGTGAAGATATCTTTTACAGCTGCAGGTGATCTTGGGACAGAATCTCAGCCTGCTATCATACTTACACAGATGGATGCTCACAAGCACTTTTATACAgacgcacacactatgctttcTTTTAAACTTTCTTCAAAGAAACACACCATTGGTATTACGTGTTTTAACCTATGAACTAGAAACTGCACACGTCACATCCTGTCAATCAAGTACGaattttagccatgctagcagcatgCCTTTAGGGATGGCAATGCAGGTCTGTTGATCGGCCGGTCGGCTTCGGTCTATACTAAAATGTCAACAACTTTTGGATGCATCAATTCTAATAACTGGTGATCTtgtgacttttcatctagtgccacCAACAGGTCAAAATGTCATCCAATACATCCAATACTTTCATTCATAACCAAATACTCTCAAAACTAATGGTTTCGTACTGTAGTTAACACATGTTAGCATGTGAATACACTGTACTAAGATTGTGAGCATGGTAAACATCCTTGTTAAACAGCCACATGTTGGCATTGGCATTGTGACCATGTTAGCACCACtgtgcttaacccttgtgttgtccttcgggtcccagtgacccgaaggacaacacaaggattatgtacttccctttactttgttgagaattgctctctaaacaagggttaatacagcaccttagttcttgtttgtacagcattttggtcagcttaaactgtgtttaaatgtgttctagaaataaactttacttacttactttacaagaaacagggtttagagagcaattctcaacaaagtaaagggaagtacataatccttgtgtggtccttcgggtcattgggacccgaaggaccacacaagggttaagtacaACCTCACACAGCCGCTAGTATTGCTTTAGACTTTGTCTTTTTAGGTTAGTTTACTAGATTTAAGTGAATAATTGGTTGCTTTTAGCACACTATGAAAAATTAACCCGCAGATACTTGAAACTTGCTTAACTCAACAACTTATCACTgtaatatgaataaattaatgacAAACAGTGTAGTAAAATTAAATCTATAAGATCAACAATCAAACTCCGACATTGTGGAAGTGATAATGAGACTGTGGTCACGTTTTCCCAAGAATCAAATGTCAAATGGTCCATAAGGTGAGCTTTCAAAACAAACCCTGCTTACAACTTTACCATGCATCAATTATTCAACTTTTACAAAACCATAAAAAGAATTGACAAATTATTCACTATGATGGATTGTCCTCCTTGAGTGAGCCTTAAAGGTGTGCAAGCTGTTTTTATAGCTtactgaaatgaaaatcaatggCAACCTGGAAGGTAAGAAATCAATCTAAAAACCTATAGCAAGCTTTGAAAAATGGTTTGCTGTGATGTAAAGTATGCAGTTTGTAGTTAATGGCCTAAAATGTGCAAAAACACAAGTATGTTCCGTTAACTCACACCAGCCTGACCTTTCATACACCATAAATGTGACtgcgtgtgcatgtatgtgtgtttgtgtaaatgcAAGATATATATGTGCTTCAAAGGTTCGACACTCACGCCTGCATGGTTGTTGTGGCAGTTTGAAAGCTGAACATATTTTCCTTGGGAAACCAGTTAGTGTCCTCTGCAAATGGAGAGAAAATTGATAATTTCAGGGTTAagtgaaaaaactgaaaaatatatCCCATATCGGCAattgtaataaatatatattagaaATATGGAAGCAACAGCACCAGCACTTGACAGTCCACCACTCCACaaatggagagagggagacacacagaaggagacagcagaggagagagacgAGGAGACGGAGTCAGATATACAGACCACCACGTCACATCCAACAACAAACCCTCAATCCCCACCAGAGCTGAGACGAAATAGATTTGAATTGTAATACTAACTCACTTTAATGGATGTTTTACTTTAATTCATCCAGACATAGGCCTAAACTCTTCATTAGACTGATTTGTCACagtaaaataacttaaaattaaaaactaacTGCAAAGTTTCTTTGTTATTCCTTACTAGATGCTCACCAAAGGGTTAAGTGTGATTTGTTAATTGTTTTCACTGAAGTGAGCTTTAAACCTTCATGAAGCCTAGAATTATtacttataaaaaaatataattaaactGTCACAAACACTAAATGTAAGGGTAAGCATGTTTAAATGGATCCCTAATTTTTACCTAAAAAATGCAGTCAGGCAAGTGATTGAAATTAGTCAAATGCTATTTCATCTCTGGTCCAATGTCAAACCAACCAATGCCATTCACGGGGTCTTTTGAACAAACCctgaccccccaccccccgcccTTGTTTGGAATTCAGCgcctctcctttcctctgtgtcctccGCCCTCTCACCTCTCTCCAGACCAGTCACCCGGTCCACACTCCACATCCTCTCTAGGCGTCGGTGCTGCTTGCCTGCCTCTCGGGACGCGCTCTCCAGGTCCAGGGAGCCCTGGCTCCGCGAGGGGGTGCTGCTGCATGACTCACAGGCCAGCCCGCTGCACTCCCCCTCCCCTTTTCCACCCTCTCCCCAGCCGCGGATGTTGTGGGCGCTGACGGAGGTCTGCAGTGGGGGTTGAGACAGGTGATGGTGGTGGCCGTGGTGGTGTGATCCATGATGGGAGTGGGATCCAGCGACGGCTAAAGACTGCTGCTGGTTGCTACTGCTGCTTCCACTTGCCCCGCTACTTCCTCCACTACTGGAAGGGGCATTGGTGCCCGAGACGCTGTGGTGGTGGTTCCCGTGGTGCGTGTCGTGATGGTTTCTGTGATGGTGGCTGATGCCACGACCACTGCTGGCCTGGTGGAACTGGGTTGGAGACGATGAGGTGGAAGAAGGGGAAGTGGAGGGCTGGATCAAGCCACCTCTGGATCCCACCCCGCCACTCCCCGACTTCTCCTTCAGGACGTCCAGTTCTAGGCTCTCCTTGCTGCCCCGGCCACTGCTCATCAGCATACCCCGCTGGCTGGTGATGGTGTACACACGGGCAGGCTGCAGAGTGCACTCAACGCACTTCTGCTGGTCTTCCTCTGCTGAGAAGCTGCGCTCTAGGGACAGTCGCGATGCTTTGGTAGAGATGATGATGGAAGGGGGAGGGGGCTGGAGTAAGCCCAGCGGGGGTTTCACCAAACTGGGCTCCCGGTTGTCCTCACAGCCCTTGGTGGTGTTGGAGCAGGGATGgaggtggttgttgttgttggggccaGTCGTGTCACTTGGCGACTCCTGGTCTGGACCCACCAAGGTTTCACGCAAAGGATGAGCTAGAatgatagtaaaaaaaaaaaagacaaatatgaGCGTTAAATAATGAAAgatataccaaggtgctagaggagcaaggagaagagagagaggggaaaatgAAGATGTCAAGGTGAGGATGACACAGATAATAATATCTTTCTTTGGTTATCAGCTATTGTAGTGACACACTAATGATCACAGCCTGGCATTTCAACAGAGGATGAGGTGAAACAGGTGGAGGAAGGATCAGAGACCACAAAGGAATAGGCTGAGCAGGATAGAGGGATGGGCAAATGGCAGGATGGCTGAGACGCTGACCTGATCTGTTTCGGTTTTCAGGGTGTGTGTGGGACAGGTACTCTCCAAATGCTCGCGCTGCTCtgtggggacacacacacatgacacacataaagacattaCTTCATGGGTGGAAAGGAGGGGTGAGTTGGAAGGAGAGGAAATGGAAGggtagagaagagagaagggCAAGGGAATTGTAAATTATAAACCTAATTGCCTTCTTTGTAGGCTTGTGCCACCCACAGATTAAAGATGCAGCTGTTTTATCTCCACACTTCAGGCAGCCTCAGACTGAAAGCGAGACAGAGTACGAGACCGCTATAGGAGATAGAGTGAAGGATTGTTTGACTTCATTTGGCGGTTGGCCCTTGTTTTGGGGgaaaatatttatttgtgtggggggtgtggttttttttttttttttttttttatacacacacagaatgtatgtattttttttaataaaagtggATGTATATACTGCATCTTCGTGTCGAGAAAAATACTTAACCTTGACCACAACTGAAGACGACTGCTTAGAGATGTGCTGAAAATAGAAGCTGTGAGCTCCATAAACACAGTACTGAATCTGGTGCTTAGCTCCCTTTTTCGATTCTTTTACTCACATACAGAAAAAGACATAGAAATACACTACAGATGTTCATTCAGCCACATATAGCAAAAACTCAATATCATAGAGGGCgtcagcttttgtttttttaaatcgcccCAGGTCTCACAATTGAATGTCACTGACCTCCTAATGTTCCTCTAGTCAGTGTGTGACAGCAGGGCAAAAATGAGGAAAGAGAGACGGGCCAAAAGAAAGACGAATAACTCTGAAGATGTGCTTTCAATGTCAATCTGGAACTGAGAGGAAATGAACCCCAGCAATAACTATTAGGTATATAGATTCATGACAGTAATTAAGaatgatggagggaggagaggaaagaagacaaTGTGAGTAACTCGAATGCTGTATGCTAATAATATTGAGTTAGTCTATTGCATTCTCATGATGAGATTGCCATTCCTCCAATTGACTGTAGTTGGTTTGCTAATAAGGCACAATCTCTTTCAAactacatttacttgagtatatTTTTGAGGCATaattaggcctgtcacgataacaaattttgctggacgataaattgtcccagaaatgattgcgataaacgataatattgtcgttctgagaccatttttatctaatataatgataatggcataataatgcaggtacaccttttcaaagatcaataaacttttatttctaaagaatatttaacactggaactagaagacattttaaatatccacaataaatgaacaaaacaaccaaaaaaaataaataaaatggactctcagtctctgttaacaaaaaaagcacttgaataaaaaccaaacacaatcaaaaacaataaatataatggAAATTTTTCCAGCCAAGATAATTTCCATTTCAAAATGATCaagctcatttttatttatcatgacAATATCattgatttattgcatattgcgacaggcctatatataatattttcacTCCACTACCTTTCAGAAATAATGCAGCTTTAATCTGTTATTTAACTCATGCTATAGTTTAAATTACCCAACAGCATATGAAGATGTAAGAACTAGTGCCACCTTGACTACCTATAGCAATAAAACACATATTAAGACATCTATGATTTTAAACTCTTCAGCATTCAACTTCTTCTGTACTTTTTGAAACTCAATTTTACTGTAATACTTATTTTACAGCTGACAATTTGATTCATGAGAATACTCACTGTATGCAAACTGACTTTTAACAGAGGTTTCAATTAGTTTATCACTAATGATTTACTAGTACAGGAAGATTGTGAgtcagcatatatatatatatatatatatatatatatatatatatatatatatatatatatatatatatatatatttaaacctGGTGTAACGCATTATGcataatttattaaattaatacCGATGTGATCCTGCAAAATAACCTGATGTGTCTACAGCTGCAGTTACAGTGTCAAGGGTCAATTAACTGTTTACATCCTTTAGTACATTTAGGAAAGTGGCCTGTTTTCCTTATGCAGCTCAGATGTGTGGTGACCGAGCAGAAGAATCCCCTGAATGCAGGGGAGTCTGTGGGTGAAGGCCTCCTTCCTGGCAGCTTTGTTAATTATTAAAGCCTGTCCAGTACAGTAAGAGCAGGATTGCAgtgaaaacagacacacatttcTCTGATGCACCATCCTCTAGTTTCCTATTTAAACTCAGCCCCGTCAAGAGAGATTACATTTTACCTATGCTACCTTTTAACAACAGCACAGTTATAATGCTACATAAATGACCTGAGGAGCTCCTgttaatggaactatgacttcATTATTCAAGTTAATAACCCGCAGCATCATTTGCCACATTAATTATTTGTGAATACATACATCAGTAATTAAAGAGCATATGTTTTGACACTATCACCGCCCcctttatctgtgtgtgtgtgtgtgtgtgtgtgtgtgtgtgtgtgtgtgtggcgtgtgtatgtctgcatgCAATGATGTAACAAGCAACCACTCCCGTTAAGGATAAATGTAGTCTACACTCTAATCAGCAGGTGTTCCTCTGAAGCTCtgagacattttcattttgccctcctgtttttattattcaacAGGCCAGGCACTCTCATTAGAATCAGCAAACAATGGTGCAAGAGACTCACTTCATCCATTATACATGAGAGGAAACAGAATTGGAAACGGATAGAGCAAAGCGCCTCTCAATCCATCCTTTAAACAAACCCTCTGTCTGTTTTGTCAGACACCAGGGGATGTCAGGGACACAGGTGCATTATGCAGCAGGGGAGAGATACCCTGCGCACATGTGAAAAAGGAAGAACAAGATAGAagatggaaagaaagaggaagagccTGACAGGCAGATATGGAATTTGTCCTGCATGCTCTCAGACATGTGACAGCGGTTTGGGGAGAGAAACCAGTTAGGGAGGGGAGTATCTGAGAAGGAGAGACGAAGGGGAGTGTACAGAGAAAAATGGGGGCATATTAAAAATGATAGGTGGACAGATGGAGCACAGTCAGGACAATGTGGAAGAAAGATGCGGATTCCTCCTCTGGACAGCTGCATCAACTCAACCCTAAAATCCTTTGTGTCATTTAACCTCTAAAGGGGCTACGTATGATACTGTCATGTATGCTATGAAACGTGTCAAACAGCAGTGGCAATGATGGCACAGGTTCAAGTTCAGTGTCTTGGATTCAGATCAGACCAGATTAGATATTCTGaaagtagtctggatcaatggatctgtgtgttgccgttctcaaactccatTCGCTTCggaactttgagctagcaatctacaagctgaaaatggcaagttaaaaaaaaataaaaattggatTGTGGAACAAGGCAGgcttgcttggttctttcagggtatggttgtaaagatttacaaagaatatgtttacggcatttactatgTAACTGGGACTTTTTGGGATTGATTGGAGAGGATTAtgtggatgaagtacacacggcgatgcactgataagagcaaattacgttagccatctatacagctaatttaaataacttgcattactgtattgtatgaacagttaacttcatttaatattgtatgtggcgttttcttttgtggggtgcaa contains the following coding sequences:
- the LOC120545627 gene encoding NMDA receptor synaptonuclear signaling and neuronal migration factor isoform X1, translating into MGTAVSKRKNLRNDAISSVAAKVRAARAFGEYLSHTHPENRNRSAHPLRETLVGPDQESPSDTTGPNNNNHLHPCSNTTKGCEDNREPSLVKPPLGLLQPPPPSIIISTKASRLSLERSFSAEEDQQKCVECTLQPARVYTITSQRGMLMSSGRGSKESLELDVLKEKSGSGGVGSRGGLIQPSTSPSSTSSSPTQFHQASSGRGISHHHRNHHDTHHGNHHHSVSGTNAPSSSGGSSGASGSSSSNQQQSLAVAGSHSHHGSHHHGHHHHLSQPPLQTSVSAHNIRGWGEGGKGEGECSGLACESCSSTPSRSQGSLDLESASREAGKQHRRLERMWSVDRVTGLEREDTNWFPKENMFSFQTATTTMQAISALRRFVQRKRREREQDSAEVIQRNFRKHLRMVGSRRMKAQTFAERRSKSFSRSWSDPTPFKTDSPHEPRDSGDLQTSCGTLDEGGLDDNIDWEEEREMERLACEGDDFVPPKIMLISSKVPKAEYVPTIIRRDDPSIIPILYDHEHATFDDILEEIEKKLTAYRRGSKFWRMLIFCQGGPGHLYLLKNKVATFAKVEKEEAMSQFWRRLSRFMSKINPEPNIIHIMGCYVLGNPNGEKLFQKLKNLMRPYSVEFESPLELSAQGKEVIELYFDFRLYRLWKTRQHSKLLEYEEFL
- the LOC120545627 gene encoding NMDA receptor synaptonuclear signaling and neuronal migration factor isoform X4, producing the protein MGTAVSKRKNLRNDAISSVAAKVRAARAFGEYLSHTHPENRNRSAHPLRETLVGPDQESPSDTTGPNNNNHLHPCSNTTKGCEDNREPSLVKPPLGLLQPPPPSIIISTKASRLSLERSFSAEEDQQKCVECTLQPARVYTITSQRGMLMSSGRGSKESLELDVLKEKSGSGGVGSRGGLIQPSTSPSSTSSSPTQFHQASSGRGISHHHRNHHDTHHGNHHHSVSGTNAPSSSGGSSGASGSSSSNQQQSLAVAGSHSHHGSHHHGHHHHLSQPPLQTSVSAHNIRGWGEGGKGEGECSGLACESCSSTPSRSQGSLDLESASREAGKQHRRLERMWSVDRVTGLEREDTNWFPKENMFSFQTATTTMQAISALRRFVQRKRREREQDSAEVIQRNFRKHLRMVGSRRMKAQSGDLQTSCGTLDEGGLDDNIDWEEEREMERLACEGDDFVPPKIMLISSKVPKAEYVPTIIRRDDPSIIPILYDHEHATFDDILEEIEKKLTAYRRGSKFWRMLIFCQGGPGHLYLLKNKVATFAKVEKEEAMSQFWRRLSRFMSKINPEPNIIHIMGCYVLGNPNGEKLFQKLKNLMRPYSVEFESPLELSAQGKEVIELYFDFRLYRLWKTRQHSKLLEYEEFL
- the LOC120545627 gene encoding NMDA receptor synaptonuclear signaling and neuronal migration factor isoform X2; this translates as MGTAVSKRKNLRNDAISSVAAKVRAARAFGEYLSHTHPENRNRSAHPLRETLVGPDQESPSDTTGPNNNNHLHPCSNTTKGCEDNREPSLVKPPLGLLQPPPPSIIISTKASRLSLERSFSAEEDQQKCVECTLQPARVYTITSQRGMLMSSGRGSKESLELDVLKEKSGSGGVGSRGGLIQPSTSPSSTSSSPTQFHQASSGRGISHHHRNHHDTHHGNHHHSVSGTNAPSSSGGSSGASGSSSSNQQQSLAVAGSHSHHGSHHHGHHHHLSQPPLQTSVSAHNIRGWGEGGKGEGECSGLACESCSSTPSRSQGSLDLESASREAEDTNWFPKENMFSFQTATTTMQAISALRRFVQRKRREREQDSAEVIQRNFRKHLRMVGSRRMKAQTFAERRSKSFSRSWSDPTPFKTDSPHEPRDSGDLQTSCGTLDEGGLDDNIDWEEEREMERLACEGDDFVPPKIMLISSKVPKAEYVPTIIRRDDPSIIPILYDHEHATFDDILEEIEKKLTAYRRGSKFWRMLIFCQGGPGHLYLLKNKVATFAKVEKEEAMSQFWRRLSRFMSKINPEPNIIHIMGCYVLGNPNGEKLFQKLKNLMRPYSVEFESPLELSAQGKEVIELYFDFRLYRLWKTRQHSKLLEYEEFL